One window of the Oceanicaulis sp. genome contains the following:
- a CDS encoding lysoplasmalogenase family protein yields MTDRYADTEPLIPSWAAPVYLVASLIAASVFLVFDLFIVSMPGLAILKALGIVLLAAYALFSKAPALALALGLSACGDFALGTTPQQTEAGIAFFAGAHLVYLAMFAIALARHGVRKDGLVLALALAAYGAAMWLWLSPGMGYLLPTASAYLGLILIMAAVAALVNGPRLITIGALLFVLSDSILAAGWFRGFELRLGAADLQGGLVWTTYYAAQACLAVGIVRLKGQHTGAPPEEEQGL; encoded by the coding sequence TTGACCGATCGCTACGCCGACACCGAACCGCTGATCCCGTCCTGGGCGGCGCCCGTCTATCTGGTCGCCTCGCTGATCGCGGCGAGCGTGTTTCTGGTGTTCGATCTCTTCATCGTCTCAATGCCCGGCCTGGCGATCCTGAAGGCGCTGGGGATCGTGCTGCTGGCGGCCTACGCCCTGTTCAGCAAGGCGCCGGCGCTGGCGCTCGCACTGGGCCTGTCGGCCTGCGGGGATTTCGCGCTCGGGACCACGCCCCAGCAGACCGAGGCCGGCATCGCCTTTTTCGCCGGCGCGCACCTGGTCTACCTCGCCATGTTCGCGATCGCGCTGGCCAGGCACGGCGTGCGCAAGGACGGCCTGGTGCTCGCTCTGGCGCTCGCCGCCTACGGCGCGGCGATGTGGCTCTGGCTCAGCCCCGGCATGGGGTATCTCCTGCCGACGGCGAGCGCGTATCTCGGACTGATCCTGATCATGGCGGCGGTCGCGGCGCTGGTGAACGGGCCGCGCCTGATCACGATCGGGGCGCTCTTGTTCGTGCTGTCGGATTCCATTCTCGCCGCAGGCTGGTTCCGCGGGTTCGAGCTGCGCCTGGGTGCAGCCGACCTTCAGGGCGGGCTCGTCTGGACGACCTACTACGCCGCCCAGGCCTGCCTCGCGGTCGGGATCGTCCGGCTCAAGGGCCAGCA
- a CDS encoding DUF481 domain-containing protein, with product MKLGLRSDSGNSDRMDYHLALEAERALSGWGFEGSAEYAYSEVDGAVGRDEVLVKARLDREAGEQWTLYADTAFEQDDLSGYDWTAFLGAGVGYRVYDRPGRAWTLRAGPGLRLIDEPAALTTEAALDLASDFELQLSEAVRFGSETRFLLSDSARADQVFVLDTALGELWALSLKYRYRHEFEPEPGFEEGDSRTDISVVREF from the coding sequence GTGAAGCTCGGCCTGCGCAGCGATTCGGGCAATTCCGACCGGATGGACTATCACCTCGCCCTTGAAGCCGAACGCGCCCTGTCGGGCTGGGGTTTCGAAGGCTCGGCGGAGTACGCCTATTCCGAGGTGGACGGCGCAGTCGGCCGAGACGAGGTGCTGGTCAAAGCCCGGCTCGATCGCGAGGCGGGCGAGCAGTGGACCCTCTACGCCGATACAGCGTTCGAGCAGGACGATCTGTCTGGCTATGACTGGACGGCGTTTCTGGGCGCGGGCGTCGGCTACCGGGTGTATGATAGGCCGGGCCGGGCCTGGACGCTGCGCGCGGGCCCCGGCCTCAGGCTGATCGACGAGCCGGCCGCGCTGACCACCGAAGCCGCGCTCGACCTCGCCTCGGATTTCGAGCTTCAGCTTTCAGAGGCCGTGCGGTTCGGATCGGAGACACGATTTCTTCTCAGCGACAGCGCACGCGCCGATCAGGTGTTCGTACTCGACACCGCGCTCGGAGAGCTCTGGGCGCTGAGCCTGAAATACCGTTACCGCCACGAGTTCGAGCCCGAGCCGGGCTTCGAGGAGGGCGACAGCCGCACCGACATCTCGGTCGTCCGGGAATTCTAG
- a CDS encoding trypsin-like serine protease, with the protein MLRTMLAAAGLVLAGTAAASADAPRVLEGFSETPGARDYTRLLQAIKKPGAGGDDSCVHAEDGECDEPGFGTGACDAGTDYSDCWRIMTGQEDDSCEWAGDGECDEPRFGTAACTQGTDRTDCGEVSHLRFRDDTCATAFDGICDEPDIGTGNCAARSDRADCVGRERPITINDHYFGRDDRMLMDTSVLPWRVIGRAEFGEGGTCTASLIGPDILITAAHCISSEGRIDASGVFETGDDMPDGPLRAKVIDFLVDEDWDEAVFSDSDDLDGTDWALLRIDRRLGDELGWLGVETLAPGARAELSQAGYSWDTGDRLSGNVGCSTLEVFGDDTLSHDCDTTRGDSGSPFMVERDGRWFVVATDSKFRSDEDGPFLYIAARSNRWAALVDDFAAGRIGAGGTRPRGPGKPGPLAPIKALAD; encoded by the coding sequence TTGCTTCGCACCATGCTCGCCGCCGCCGGGCTCGTCCTGGCCGGGACCGCCGCCGCATCGGCCGATGCGCCGCGCGTTCTGGAGGGATTTTCCGAAACGCCGGGCGCGCGCGACTACACGCGCCTTCTGCAGGCGATCAAGAAACCCGGCGCAGGCGGCGACGACAGCTGCGTGCACGCCGAAGACGGCGAGTGCGACGAGCCGGGCTTCGGCACCGGCGCCTGCGACGCGGGCACGGACTATTCCGATTGCTGGCGCATCATGACCGGCCAGGAAGACGACAGCTGCGAATGGGCCGGGGACGGGGAATGCGACGAGCCCCGCTTCGGCACGGCGGCCTGCACCCAAGGCACCGACCGGACCGATTGCGGCGAGGTCTCCCATCTGAGATTTCGCGACGACACCTGCGCGACCGCGTTCGACGGGATCTGCGACGAGCCGGACATCGGCACCGGAAACTGCGCGGCGCGCTCCGATCGTGCCGACTGCGTGGGGCGTGAGCGGCCGATCACGATCAACGACCATTATTTTGGCCGGGACGACCGGATGCTGATGGACACGTCCGTGCTGCCCTGGCGGGTCATCGGCCGGGCGGAGTTCGGCGAGGGTGGAACCTGCACGGCGAGCCTGATCGGTCCCGACATCCTGATCACCGCGGCGCACTGCATCTCGAGCGAAGGCCGGATCGACGCGTCGGGCGTGTTCGAGACCGGCGACGACATGCCGGACGGTCCGCTGCGCGCCAAGGTGATCGACTTCCTGGTCGACGAGGACTGGGACGAGGCGGTTTTCTCCGACAGCGACGATCTGGACGGGACCGACTGGGCGCTTCTGCGCATTGACCGGCGTCTGGGCGACGAGCTCGGCTGGCTGGGCGTGGAGACGCTCGCGCCCGGCGCGCGTGCGGAACTCAGCCAGGCCGGCTATTCCTGGGACACCGGCGACCGGCTGTCAGGTAATGTCGGCTGTTCGACGCTCGAGGTCTTCGGCGACGACACGCTTTCGCATGATTGCGACACGACGCGCGGCGACAGCGGGTCGCCGTTCATGGTCGAGCGTGACGGACGCTGGTTCGTCGTCGCGACGGACTCCAAATTCCGTTCCGACGAGGACGGGCCGTTCCTCTACATCGCGGCGCGGTCGAACCGCTGGGCGGCGCTGGTGGACGACTTCGCGGCCGGCCGGATCGGCGCAGGGGGTACGCGGCCGCGCGGACCGGGCAAGCCCGGGCCGTTGGCCCCGATCAAGGCGCTGGCGGACTAG